Genomic window (Mycolicibacterium smegmatis):
GTTGATGTCGGAGGCGGGTGCCTTGTACAACTCGGCCGCGGCGCCGTCGGCTCCGCCGTACTGCAGCGGGAGCACCGCGAGCCAGTTGGAGATCAGGATGAACACGAAGATCGTCACCGACAGCGGCAGCACGAACGGGGCGATCTTCATGCCGATCGAGCCCTCGATCTGCTGACGCATCTGGATCGTCAGCGCCTCCCAGAACAGCTGCACACCGCTGGGCACCCCGGTGGAGGTGACCTTGGCCCGCAGGTAGAAGGCCAGCGCGATCACGATCACGGCGGTGACGGCAGTGGCGAGAATGGTGTCGCCATTGAACGTCATGCCGAACAGCTCGAACACGAGCGTGTGATGGCCGACGTGGATGGCTGCGCCACCCTCTTCAGCGGCCAGCACGGTCGTTGTCTGAGTCATGGAGGTCAGCTCAACCCTTCGATTCCGTATCCAAGACGTCCAGGCCGGTCGAGCGGATCTTCCGCAGGACGGGGATGCTGGTGCTCATCACCAGCAGTGCCTGGAACACCGCCAGCCCGAACAGCACCGCGATGCCGCCCGAACTCTTGAAGACAAACGCGATCGCGAGTGCGATCGCGGTGATGACGAGAAGACGGGTGGCCGAGTTGACGGCCATCTTCTTCTTGAGCGGGTGCTCCTCGGCCGTGATCGATTCGACGGCGCGACGCACGAGGAGGGCGTTGATCAAGCCCAGTCCCAGTCCGATGCCGAAGAACATGCCGAAGAGGACGTGCCCGGTGAATCCGGCAGCAAGCAACGCAATGGCGGTGAGTGCGACGCAAACGACCAGCAAGCGCAGTGGCCGGAACGCCACCGACGGGAACACCAACGGCGCATCGTGCGCTGGTGTCGTCACTGATTCACCTCAATCCCGCTGTTACGGACGCAGAACCCTTGCTGGGGCATGGCTGCCTGGTAAAACCCTGTGCGTGCCCGACGAGCGTATCGGAGGGCGTTGGGCGCGCTGGAATCACCCAAGGGGTTAGCTCCCTTTGTCGGTCGTTTTTCGGCGCCGATCGGCTCTACGAAATCCGATGGGCCGGGCCGGCAACCCGCGAGGTTTTTCGGGTTCTGCGAGCACGGTACCACATGGTAGGGACCCTAAAACCGCCCCTACTACTTTCCGTCGTACTGAATCCGTTCACGGCTCCTGCGCACCGTCTGGACCGCGGCGCAACAGCGGGATCAGCGTGACCACGATCGCCACGACGATGGCCACTCCCATGACCATCGCGGTCTGGCCCGGATCGAAGAAGATCGTGCTTGCCGCGCCGAACGCGATGATCCCGACCCACAGGTAGATCAGCAACACCGCGCGACGGTGGGAATGACCGATCTGCAG
Coding sequences:
- a CDS encoding ATP synthase subunit I translates to MTTPAHDAPLVFPSVAFRPLRLLVVCVALTAIALLAAGFTGHVLFGMFFGIGLGLGLINALLVRRAVESITAEEHPLKKKMAVNSATRLLVITAIALAIAFVFKSSGGIAVLFGLAVFQALLVMSTSIPVLRKIRSTGLDVLDTESKG
- the atpB gene encoding F0F1 ATP synthase subunit A — protein: MTQTTTVLAAEEGGAAIHVGHHTLVFELFGMTFNGDTILATAVTAVIVIALAFYLRAKVTSTGVPSGVQLFWEALTIQMRQQIEGSIGMKIAPFVLPLSVTIFVFILISNWLAVLPLQYGGADGAAAELYKAPASDINFVLALALFVFVCYHAAGIWRRGIVGHPIKVVKGHVAFLAPINIVEELAKPISLALRLFGNIFAGGILVALIAMFPWYIQWFPNAVWKTFDLFVGLIQAFIFSLLTILYFSQSMELDHEDH